Proteins found in one Deltaproteobacteria bacterium genomic segment:
- a CDS encoding CsbD family protein, translated as MASGKSDRLKGRVKEAAGALTGNAKLKRKGLVDQAVGNIKQMVEDLIEMVDNCLDWVKGLFA; from the coding sequence ATGGCCAGCGGCAAGTCGGATAGACTGAAGGGACGCGTGAAGGAAGCTGCGGGAGCCCTGACCGGCAATGCGAAGCTGAAGCGGAAGGGTCTGGTCGACCAGGCTGTCGGGAACATCAAGCAGATGGTGGAGGACCTTATTGAGATGGTGGACAACTGTCTCGATTGGGTCAAAGGTTTGTTC